TCTCGACGCGCCAGGCGGCCAAGAATTTCGAGACCCAGGTCTACGCGACCGAACAGGCCGAAGCCGGCCTTTACAAAGCACTCCATTGTCTCAACGCCGCCAGCGGAACTAATTGCGGCGGCGCTTACGGACCGAGTTACGCCGGCGAAACCAACGTTGTTTTCGGCGAGGGTAAATTCACGACCACTGTCGCCGCCGTCGGCGCGAACAAGGTCATCACGGCCACCGGCATCACAGCTGGCGGCAAACAGAAGGAGATCAAACTGACCGTCTCGAACCAGCCGCCGACCACCGACGCCTCCTTCGATTACGCGCTGCAGGTCGGCGATGGCGGCGTCACGATCAGCAACAATGCCGAGGTCAGGAGCGGCTCGATCTATGCCCATTCAAACATCAACTGCGGCAATAACGCCAAGATCGACGGCCCCGTGTTCATCTCCATACCGAACGGCCTGGTGACCGGCTGCACCTCCTACGGCGATATCCACGCCGACCGGGTCACGAGCAATAAGATGAACTCGCACGACGTCTACTACAACACGACCAATACCGGCAACCAGAACGTCGGCAGCGCTTACGGCAGTCAGCCGACCCCGCCGGCCAAGACCCTGCCGACGATCGACCTCGACTGGTGGCATGACCGCGCGGCCGAGGGCGGCATCATCACCGGCAACTACACCGCGGCGAACGGCTCGCATCTCGGTCCCAAAAAAATCACGGGCGATCTGCTCCTGGGCAATAACGCCATCGTGACGCTCGACGGTCCGGTCTGGGTCCAGGGGACCATCCTCTTCGATAACAACGCCCAACTGAATCTCAATCCCTCCTTCGGCGCGAACAGCACCGTCGTCATGGCTGACGGCACAGTCAATGTCCAGAACAACGCTCAGATCAACGGCTCGGGCCATCTCAAGAGCTTCATCCTGATCCACTCATCGAGCACCGATACCAACTACGCGATCGACATCAAGAACAACGCAGCTGGCGCCGTGTTCTACGCGCCGAACGGCGGCATCGACATCTCGAACAATGCGACAGTCACCGCCGTCGCCGCCAAAAAGGTGGCCCTCGCCAACAACTGTATCATCGATTACAGCTCAACTTATCACGACGCGTCGGATATCCTTTTATCCGCTTCCGCGAGCGGCCTCTGGCGGCTCGTTCCGGGCGGCTGGCGCGAGACCAAATAACCCGATGTTTATGTCCGACCATCACTCATCCCGCAGAGCAGCCGGTTTCTCGCTGCTCTCAGTCTCGATCATGATCGGCGTAGTCATGTCGTTCGGACTCGTGCTGATCTCCTACGTCATGTCCTCGCGCGAAGCCAGCAAGAGCCTGGAGGCCGGAATCAGCGGGACGCAAATCGCCGAAGCCGGGATTCGCAAGGCCATCTTTTGTCTGAATGCCGCGAGTGGAATCAAATGCGGCGGCAACTACGGCGGCAACTACGCAGGCGAAACTAACGTCGTTTTCGGCACTGGTAAATTTACAACTGTGCTCGCTGGCTCCGGCGCCATCCGCACTATCACTTCGATCGGCACGACCGCGAACAGCCGCCAGACTAAGATCGTTGTCGATGCCACAACGGTGCCGCCGACTGATGAAACCGCTTTCAGCTACGCCCTGCAGTCCGGCGAAGGCGGCGCCCACCTGGAAAATAACGCCGAAATATCCGGCTCGCTCTACGCCAACGGCGACGTCGACTGCCAGTCGACCCAGGCCGAGATCGACGGCGACGTCTACGTGGCCAAGACCGGCGGCATTATCGACAGCTGCATGGTCAACTATCATGCCCATGCCGACCGGATCCTGAATTCCAACGTCGGCGGCGACGCCTACTATCAGAACGATCCGGCCGATATCGCCGGCAGCGACGTCACCGGCGTCAAGTATTCCGCCAGTACCACGCCAGCCGTCGAGAATCTGCCGTCGATCGACCTCGAGTTCTGGCACAGCTCGGCCGAGGCTGGCAGCACGACCTATGGCGACCTCTCGCCGAGCGACAATGTGCACCTGGGTCCGCAAAAAATCGTCGGCAATCTGACCTTGGGAAACAACATTGACGTCATCATCGACGGTCCGATCTGGGTTGTGGGCGACATAGTGCTCAACAACAATTCCAGCCTGACCCTGAACTCGACCTTCGGAGCCAACAGCACGACGATCCTGGCCGACGATCCTGACAATCTGGCGACCAAGGGCAAGATCACTGTCATCAACGGCGCTAAGATTTACGGCTCCGGCAATCCTAAGAGCCATATCATGCTCGCCTCGACCAACACCTCGATCTCGGATACCAGCCCGGCCCTCTCCGTGGCCAACAACGCCTCAGGCGCCATCTTCTACGCCTTAAGCGGTACGATGCGCCTCCAAAGCAACGGCGGCGCCAAATCCCTGGCCGCCAAACGCTTGTTCATCGACCAGAACGCTGTGATCACTTACGTCGAAAGCGAACTGTCGGATATGAACTTCTCCAACAGTCCGGGCGGCATCTGGCATGTCACCGAAGGCACCTGGCGCGAGATCAAATAGTGGAATTCGGCTCTAAAATAAGGTACACTATCAACAAACGGAGCTGATTGATCCCAGTCTAACGGACCCTATGGCCTTCTTTAACCCGCTTTCCGACGCTTTCGGCCTCGATATCGGAGACCGCAGCTTCAAAGTGGTCCAGATCTCGAAAAAAAACAGCGCCAAACAACCTTACAGGCTCCGGGCCTGGGGCAGCGTCAGCGTGCCCGAAGGCGTGATGGAGCGCGGCGAGATCATAAACATGACGCAGGCCGTGAAATACGTCCGCGAGCTGCTGAGCAAGACCCATGGCCGGCTTAAAGGCCGGGCGGTCGCCGCCTGTCTGCCGGAAGCCAAATCTTTCATCAAGATCGTCGAAGCCGAGAAAGGCGCGACTCAGAAACAGCTGCAGGACGTCATCAATCGCGAACTCGAACAGAATATCCCGCTTTCCACGAGCGAGATCTATTACGACTGGCAGATCCTCGACGAACAACGGCCGACCGCCAAAAAACAAGCCGAAAAAACGACGGAAAAAAATCCGCTCGACAAAGAACCGGCCAAGCCGCTGCCGCCGGAACCAGCGGCCGCAGCCGACGAAACGACCGCCGCCCCGCCGACCGAAGAGACGCCTGAAAACGCGGAAGCGGCTCCACCCGAAGAACAGGATGCGCCCGCCAAAACCAAGCTCTTGCTCGCTGCGGCTCCGAAAAACCTGATCGACAGCTACACACAACTGCTCGAGGCTTCCGGACTGGCCCCGATCGCTTTCGAGGTCGAAGCGCTCGCGATCAGCCGCGCCGCCGTGCCGACCCAGGAAGAATTCGACGAACCGATCGGCATCCTGGACATCGGCGCCACCCGCTCCAGCCTCGTGATCTACGACGAAGGCATCCTGCAGATGTCGATCGGCATCCCCCTCTCCGGCAACGAGCTGACCAAGATCATCAGCGACAAACTCAGCATCACGCCGGCCGAAGCGGAGGTCATCAAAGTCGAGTGCGGCCTGGACGCCCACCGCTGCGAAGACCGGATGTGGAACATCCTCCTGCCGCTCATCGACGACATGAGTTCCAAGATCCGCAACGCCCTGCGATTCTACAAGATCGGTTTTCCCATGGGTAAAAAGATCGAAAAACTCTACCTGTGCGGCGGCGGCGCCCATTTCCGCGAGATCGACACCGTCCTCTCGCGCAAGCTGACCATCAAAGTGCGGCGCGGCGATGCGCTGGCTAATTTCGGAAACGTGCTGCGCTCTTTCCCTCCCGACGGCGCCCTGACTTATACGACCGCCATCGGACTGGCGATGCGCGCCGCCGATGAGCAGGAACAATTCCGCCGGACTTTCCGCATCTGACCCGCCCTATGTTTGTCACCGTCAACCTCATCTCGCCGGACAAGAAGCGCGACCTGCGCAACGCGCTGGTCATGGCTTACACCCAAACCATGGTCACGCTGCTTTTCGTGACCGCGATCATCGTCACGGGCACGCTGATCTCCGTGCGTCTCATGATCAAGGGCAACTACGAAGAGCTCCAGCGCCAATCGGCCTCCGCGGCCTCGGAAGAATCGACGAATATCATGGAGAATATCCATCAGATCAACGTTTTTCTGAAACGAATCGAATCGACCGAAGCCGCTTTTATCCCCTGGGCCGACATCCTCGAACAACTCTCCCCGCTCGTCCCCGCGGGCGTGAGGCTCGAAACGCTGACCGTCAACGGAAATGGCGATATCGCCATGAGCGGTCTGGCCGAAACCCGTGACGGCGCGCTAATACTGCTCAAGAACCTCAAGGAAGCTCCCTTCATCAAAAATGTCGTGAGTCCGCTGTCGAACATCATGCAGAAACAAGACGTCCGTTTCGACTTCCAGATGAAACTCGTGAACGCGAGTCCTGTCTTATGAAGATCAACAAACGCATTGTCGTCACTATCTCCATACTGGCCGGAGCCACTCTTCTCCTGGCTGGCGGCGTAGCCGTACCGACGGTTCTGGCCATCAAGGATCTGAACAGCAAGATGGCGGCCGCGAACGCGGAGATCGACCAAAAATACGACCTCCGCAAACACACCCGAACTTCGCTCATCAAACTGCAACAAGCCAAGGAACTGATTCGCACCTTAAGTTCGGTCGCCGTCATCGAAGGCGAGGAGTTGGAGTTTGTCAGCGCCTTGGAAAAAGCAGCCGAAGACGCCGGCGTCAAACAATCCCTGGTCCTGGAGACCGTAAATCAACGCGAGCTCTCGCTTTGGGAAAAGGAGATTCCGATCAAAATCGAAACTGACGGCGAATATCGCCGCATTCTCGTCTACCTGCACAAATTAGAGCGCCTGCCGTATTACCTGACGGTCCAGAGCATCGACATCAACCTGCCGCAACATCGCGAGTCAGCCGCCGATGGCGTTGTTAAATTGCGGTTAACAGCCACCGTGCGTTGGCTCGCCAAGAATCAGCCGGTCTTCAAGCAGCTCGAGTACAACCCGAATGAACTCATCGAAGACCAGTCGAACTGATATGACTACCTCCGCTCAGACAGGCAATATCAAGAAAATCATCCGCGCCTCGACAGTTATCGCGGTCCTGATCATGCTTATCGCCATCGGCTGGACGGCTTTCTTCATGCTGCAGATCCTGGAAATCATCCCCTCTTACCAAACCACGACAACCTCCGAGACTAGTGCTCCTGGAATCGAAGCCATCAACAGTTCTCTGCTCGAACGGGTCGCGAACGAACTTCGCCAAAAAACCGAGCGGACCGAACCTGCGGTGAACGACCTGACAAATCCTTTCCTGATCCAACCCAAACCGACGCCGCCAGCTCCGCCGCCAGCTCCGCCGCCGGCACCGCCGGAAACCGCCCCGCCGGCAGCAACCGAA
This window of the Patescibacteria group bacterium genome carries:
- the pilM gene encoding pilus assembly protein PilM, producing the protein MAFFNPLSDAFGLDIGDRSFKVVQISKKNSAKQPYRLRAWGSVSVPEGVMERGEIINMTQAVKYVRELLSKTHGRLKGRAVAACLPEAKSFIKIVEAEKGATQKQLQDVINRELEQNIPLSTSEIYYDWQILDEQRPTAKKQAEKTTEKNPLDKEPAKPLPPEPAAAADETTAAPPTEETPENAEAAPPEEQDAPAKTKLLLAAAPKNLIDSYTQLLEASGLAPIAFEVEALAISRAAVPTQEEFDEPIGILDIGATRSSLVIYDEGILQMSIGIPLSGNELTKIISDKLSITPAEAEVIKVECGLDAHRCEDRMWNILLPLIDDMSSKIRNALRFYKIGFPMGKKIEKLYLCGGGAHFREIDTVLSRKLTIKVRRGDALANFGNVLRSFPPDGALTYTTAIGLAMRAADEQEQFRRTFRI
- a CDS encoding PilN domain-containing protein, encoding MFVTVNLISPDKKRDLRNALVMAYTQTMVTLLFVTAIIVTGTLISVRLMIKGNYEELQRQSASAASEESTNIMENIHQINVFLKRIESTEAAFIPWADILEQLSPLVPAGVRLETLTVNGNGDIAMSGLAETRDGALILLKNLKEAPFIKNVVSPLSNIMQKQDVRFDFQMKLVNASPVL